A window of Rhodococcus sp. SGAir0479 contains these coding sequences:
- a CDS encoding thiolase domain-containing protein has product MAKQLAAVLGTGQTYYVAKRHDVTMAGLVREAIDRAMADAQVGWDDIDAIVIGKAPDLFEGSMMPELAMSDALGAQGKPLLRVHTAGSVGASTGNVATSLVQAGIHKRVLAVSWEKQSESNAMWALSTPVPFTMPVGAGAGGFFAPHVRSYIRRSGAPDHIGAMVAVKDRRNGALNPYAHLKQPDITVESVQASQMLWDPIRYDETCPSSDGACAIIIGNEAAAEEVVSGGRKVAWIHATSMRTEPLSYAGRNVANPQAGRDASAALWKAAGITDPLTEIDEAEIYVPFSWFEPMWLENLGFVPEGEGWKFTEAGETALGGRLPVNASGGVLSSNPIGASGMIRYAESAMQVMERAGDHQVDSVRKAFGHAYGGGSQYFAMWVVGADRPTN; this is encoded by the coding sequence ATGGCCAAGCAACTCGCCGCCGTCCTCGGCACCGGCCAGACGTACTACGTCGCCAAGCGTCACGACGTCACGATGGCCGGACTGGTCCGCGAGGCGATCGACCGCGCGATGGCCGACGCCCAGGTGGGCTGGGACGACATCGACGCCATCGTCATCGGCAAGGCCCCCGACCTGTTCGAGGGCTCGATGATGCCGGAGCTCGCGATGTCGGATGCGTTGGGCGCGCAGGGCAAGCCGCTGCTGCGTGTGCACACCGCCGGCTCGGTCGGCGCGTCGACCGGCAACGTCGCGACCAGCCTGGTGCAGGCCGGAATTCACAAGCGCGTTCTCGCCGTGTCGTGGGAGAAGCAGTCCGAGTCCAACGCGATGTGGGCGCTGTCCACCCCGGTGCCGTTCACGATGCCGGTCGGCGCCGGCGCCGGCGGGTTCTTCGCCCCGCACGTGCGCTCGTACATCCGCCGGTCCGGAGCCCCCGACCACATCGGCGCCATGGTGGCCGTCAAGGACCGTCGCAACGGCGCCCTGAACCCGTACGCACATCTCAAGCAGCCCGACATCACGGTCGAGTCGGTGCAGGCGTCCCAGATGCTCTGGGACCCCATCCGTTACGACGAGACCTGCCCGTCGTCGGACGGCGCGTGTGCAATCATCATCGGCAACGAAGCCGCCGCGGAGGAGGTCGTCTCGGGTGGCCGCAAGGTGGCGTGGATCCACGCCACGTCGATGCGCACGGAGCCGCTGTCGTACGCCGGTCGCAACGTCGCCAATCCGCAGGCCGGTCGGGACGCGTCGGCCGCGCTGTGGAAGGCTGCGGGCATCACCGACCCGCTCACCGAGATCGACGAGGCGGAGATCTACGTGCCGTTCTCGTGGTTCGAGCCGATGTGGCTCGAGAACCTCGGGTTCGTGCCCGAAGGCGAGGGCTGGAAGTTCACCGAGGCCGGCGAGACCGCGCTCGGCGGACGTCTGCCGGTCAACGCCTCCGGCGGTGTGCTCTCGTCCAACCCGATCGGCGCGTCCGGCATGATCCGCTACGCCGAGTCGGCGATGCAGGTCATGGAACGCGCGGGCGATCACCAGGTCGACAGTGTCCGTAAGGCGTTCGGGCATGCATACGGTGGCGGCTCGCAGTACTTCGCGATGTGGGTGGTCGGCGCCGACCGTCCGACCAACTAG
- a CDS encoding Zn-ribbon domain-containing OB-fold protein translates to MAEQPLRAPLNLKFDYTRSVGPTIGAFVTGLRDRKIVGARSSDGRVHVPPPEFDPVTHEPMTEFVDVADTGTVVSWSWMPDPIEGQPLTHPFAWALVQLDGADTSILHAVDAGSPDAMSTGMRVRVRWADERTGRIKDIACFEPGESDTESTTTVSVGDPVTDIVTPIDLHYTHTASFEETYYLRGLMEGKIIGGRTDANGKVYVPPRGANPTDGMPTKEQVEVSDKGTITTFCIVNVPFLGQQIKPPYVAAYVLLDGADIPFLHLILDVDASEVRMGMRVEAVWRPEEEWEYSLRNVSHFRPSGEPDADYDSYKHHL, encoded by the coding sequence GTGGCCGAGCAGCCACTGAGGGCACCACTTAATCTGAAATTCGACTACACCCGCTCGGTGGGGCCGACCATCGGAGCCTTCGTGACGGGCCTCCGCGACCGAAAGATCGTCGGGGCCCGCAGTTCCGACGGCCGGGTCCACGTGCCGCCGCCGGAGTTCGATCCGGTGACCCACGAGCCCATGACCGAGTTCGTCGACGTCGCGGACACCGGTACGGTCGTCAGTTGGTCGTGGATGCCCGACCCCATCGAGGGCCAGCCCCTCACCCACCCGTTCGCGTGGGCGCTGGTGCAGCTCGACGGCGCGGACACCTCGATCCTGCACGCCGTCGACGCCGGATCGCCCGACGCGATGAGCACGGGCATGCGAGTGCGGGTTCGCTGGGCGGACGAGCGTACCGGCCGGATCAAGGACATCGCGTGCTTCGAGCCCGGGGAGAGCGATACCGAGTCCACCACAACCGTTTCCGTCGGAGATCCGGTGACCGACATCGTCACGCCGATCGACCTGCACTACACGCACACCGCGTCGTTCGAGGAGACCTACTACCTGCGCGGCCTGATGGAGGGCAAGATCATCGGTGGCCGCACCGACGCGAACGGCAAGGTCTACGTGCCGCCGCGCGGAGCCAACCCCACCGACGGCATGCCCACCAAGGAGCAGGTCGAGGTGTCGGACAAGGGCACCATCACGACCTTCTGCATCGTCAACGTCCCGTTCCTCGGCCAGCAGATCAAGCCGCCCTACGTCGCGGCCTACGTGCTGCTCGACGGCGCGGACATCCCGTTCCTGCACCTGATCCTCGACGTCGACGCGTCCGAGGTCCGGATGGGCATGCGCGTGGAAGCCGTGTGGCGGCCCGAGGAGGAGTGGGAGTACTCGCTCCGCAACGTCTCCCACTTCCGCCCGAGCGGTGAGCCCGACGCGGACTACGACAGCTACAAACACCATCTCTAG
- a CDS encoding nuclear transport factor 2 family protein: MTTTDTEHPARIAAKASQSAASGKRKEEWLDLFAEDGWVEDPVGPSGFDPEGKGHHGREAISKFYDMTIANTDSLEFIVNDSLVCGDENVNIGTIRTVVAGNQIDAEGVFVYRVDAAGKLKSLRAFWEVERAMKTLKKV; the protein is encoded by the coding sequence ATGACGACAACCGACACCGAGCATCCTGCGCGCATCGCCGCGAAGGCGTCGCAGTCCGCCGCGAGTGGAAAGCGCAAGGAGGAGTGGCTCGATCTGTTCGCCGAAGACGGCTGGGTCGAGGACCCGGTCGGCCCCTCGGGCTTCGATCCCGAGGGCAAGGGCCACCACGGCCGCGAGGCCATCTCGAAGTTCTACGACATGACGATCGCGAACACCGACTCGCTCGAGTTCATCGTGAACGATTCGCTGGTGTGCGGCGACGAGAACGTCAACATCGGCACGATCCGAACGGTCGTCGCCGGCAACCAGATCGACGCCGAAGGCGTGTTCGTCTACCGCGTCGATGCGGCCGGCAAGCTGAAGTCGCTGCGCGCGTTCTGGGAGGTCGAGCGGGCGATGAAGACGTTGAAGAAGGTCTGA
- a CDS encoding LLM class F420-dependent oxidoreductase has translation MKLGLQLGYWGAQPPFNAQELVTEADASGFDAVFSAESWGNDAFTPLAWWGASTERIRLGTSVAQMSARTPTNCAMNALTLDHLSAGRAILGLGVSGPQVVEGWYGQPFQKPLARTREYVSIVRQVLAREAAVRNDGPHYPLPYTGSGSMGLGKPLKPITHPLRADLPIWLGAEGPKNVALTAEIADGWLAIYYTPRLAPMYNEWLDEGFARPGARRSREDFEIAATCQVIVTDDRRAEIDKLRPMTALYVGGMGAAELNFHAQVYTRMGYGDEVQEIQRLFLSGRKDEAAAVVPDRMVTDTMIIGNVDEVRTQVKEWEDAGVTMLLVTCRSVEHMRQLAAAVGTA, from the coding sequence ATGAAGCTGGGGTTACAACTCGGGTACTGGGGTGCGCAGCCGCCGTTCAATGCGCAGGAACTGGTGACCGAGGCCGACGCCTCCGGGTTCGACGCCGTCTTCTCGGCCGAGTCCTGGGGCAACGACGCTTTCACGCCGCTCGCGTGGTGGGGTGCGAGTACCGAGCGCATCCGGCTGGGTACGTCGGTGGCGCAGATGTCCGCTCGCACGCCCACCAACTGTGCGATGAACGCGTTGACCCTCGATCATCTGTCGGCCGGCCGTGCGATCCTCGGCCTGGGGGTGTCGGGACCGCAGGTGGTGGAGGGGTGGTACGGACAGCCCTTCCAGAAGCCGCTCGCGCGGACCCGTGAGTACGTCTCGATCGTTCGTCAGGTCCTCGCCAGGGAGGCTGCCGTCCGCAACGACGGACCGCACTATCCGTTGCCCTACACCGGTTCCGGCTCCATGGGGTTGGGTAAGCCGCTCAAGCCGATCACCCATCCGCTGCGGGCGGACCTACCGATCTGGCTGGGGGCCGAAGGCCCCAAGAACGTCGCCCTCACCGCCGAGATCGCCGACGGGTGGCTCGCGATCTACTACACGCCGCGGCTGGCGCCGATGTACAACGAGTGGCTCGACGAGGGATTCGCTCGGCCGGGCGCCCGCCGCAGCCGCGAGGACTTCGAGATCGCCGCCACCTGTCAGGTGATCGTCACCGACGACCGCCGCGCCGAGATCGACAAACTGCGCCCGATGACCGCGCTGTACGTCGGCGGGATGGGCGCCGCCGAACTGAACTTCCATGCCCAGGTGTACACCCGGATGGGATACGGAGACGAGGTCCAGGAGATCCAGCGGCTGTTCCTGTCGGGACGCAAGGACGAGGCGGCCGCGGTCGTCCCCGACCGCATGGTCACGGACACGATGATCATCGGCAACGTCGACGAGGTGCGCACCCAGGTGAAGGAATGGGAGGACGCCGGCGTCACGATGCTGCTGGTCACGTGCCGCAGCGTCGAACACATGCGGCAGCTCGCGGCCGCGGTCGGCACCGCCTGA
- a CDS encoding TIGR03619 family F420-dependent LLM class oxidoreductase: MKFTVGIAMSPLDQLTALAQTAEEVGFANIALPDSLFFMETAAADYPYTPDGSRMWNAETPWVDPLIAAAAMGAVTSTIGFYTNVLKLGSRNPLLLARQVGSVANLTGNRFGFGVGIGWAPEEFEWCGAPYKKRGARVDEMIEIIKLVLDGGMVEFHGEFFDFDRLQMSPAPSKPVPFYVGGHTEVALKRAARIGDGWTSAMMKFDDLVATMARLDELRAEYGRAELPFEIQAVCIDRFGKDGYAEMAEAGITDSIVVPWIFDGLGFDAPLEAKQDSLRKFADQYIH, translated from the coding sequence ATGAAGTTCACCGTCGGCATCGCGATGAGCCCGCTGGACCAGCTGACCGCCCTGGCACAGACCGCAGAGGAGGTTGGCTTCGCGAACATCGCGCTGCCCGACTCCCTGTTCTTCATGGAGACGGCCGCCGCGGACTACCCGTACACCCCAGACGGCTCGCGCATGTGGAATGCCGAGACCCCGTGGGTGGACCCGCTGATCGCGGCGGCCGCGATGGGCGCTGTCACCAGCACCATCGGCTTCTACACCAACGTACTCAAGCTCGGTTCACGAAATCCCCTGCTGCTCGCTCGGCAGGTCGGTTCGGTCGCCAACCTGACCGGGAACCGGTTCGGCTTCGGGGTCGGAATCGGCTGGGCTCCGGAGGAATTCGAGTGGTGTGGCGCGCCGTACAAGAAGCGCGGGGCCCGCGTCGACGAGATGATCGAGATCATCAAGCTCGTGCTGGACGGCGGCATGGTCGAGTTCCACGGTGAGTTCTTCGACTTCGACCGCCTGCAGATGAGTCCGGCACCGAGCAAGCCGGTGCCGTTCTACGTCGGCGGCCATACCGAGGTCGCGCTCAAGCGCGCGGCCCGGATCGGCGACGGTTGGACGTCGGCGATGATGAAGTTCGACGACCTGGTCGCCACGATGGCCCGCCTCGACGAGCTCCGTGCCGAATACGGCCGCGCGGAACTGCCTTTCGAGATCCAGGCGGTGTGCATCGACCGGTTCGGCAAGGATGGCTACGCCGAGATGGCCGAGGCCGGAATCACGGACAGCATCGTCGTCCCGTGGATCTTCGACGGCCTCGGATTCGACGCGCCTCTCGAGGCCAAGCAGGATTCGCTGCGCAAGTTCGCCGATCAGTACATCCACTAG
- a CDS encoding thiolase domain-containing protein — MTDIAVVGFAQAPHVRETTGTTNGVEMLVPCFQQLYSELGITKSDIGFWCSGSSDYLAGRSFSFISAIDSIGAVPPINESHVEMDAAWALYEAWVKLMTGEVDTALVYGFGKSSAGNLRQILAMQMDPYLVSPLWPDSVSVAGLQARLGLESGKWTAEEMAAIAQRSRAAAKSNPDAQISGDVDIQTLLASEYVADPLRAHDCAPITDGAAAIILARGDRARELCERPAWITGIEHRIDSPSIGSRDLTTSPSTASAARAATGGEVSNIDVAELHAPFTHQEIILREAIGLTDATTINPSGGPLTGNPMFSGGLERIGYAARSIMSGDAQRVLAHATSGPVLQQNLVAVMEGRN, encoded by the coding sequence ATGACAGACATTGCAGTCGTCGGCTTCGCACAGGCCCCCCATGTGCGCGAGACCACCGGCACCACCAACGGTGTCGAGATGCTGGTCCCCTGCTTCCAGCAGCTGTATTCCGAACTCGGAATCACCAAGTCCGACATCGGTTTCTGGTGCTCAGGATCGTCCGACTACCTGGCCGGCCGTTCGTTCTCGTTCATCTCCGCGATCGACTCGATCGGTGCCGTGCCGCCGATCAACGAGTCACACGTCGAGATGGACGCCGCCTGGGCGCTGTACGAGGCCTGGGTCAAGCTCATGACCGGCGAGGTGGACACCGCGCTGGTGTACGGCTTCGGCAAGTCGTCCGCCGGCAATCTGCGCCAGATCCTGGCGATGCAGATGGATCCGTACCTGGTCTCACCGCTGTGGCCGGATTCGGTCTCGGTTGCCGGCCTGCAGGCCCGACTCGGCCTCGAGTCCGGAAAGTGGACCGCCGAGGAGATGGCGGCGATCGCCCAGCGCAGCCGCGCTGCCGCGAAGTCCAACCCCGACGCCCAGATCTCCGGTGACGTCGACATCCAGACGCTGCTGGCCTCCGAGTACGTCGCGGATCCCTTGCGAGCCCACGACTGCGCGCCGATCACCGACGGTGCGGCCGCGATCATCCTCGCCCGCGGCGACCGTGCGCGCGAGCTGTGCGAGCGTCCGGCGTGGATCACCGGCATCGAGCACCGTATCGACTCGCCCAGTATCGGGTCGCGCGATCTGACGACGTCACCGTCGACGGCGTCGGCTGCTCGTGCCGCGACGGGCGGCGAGGTATCGAACATCGACGTTGCCGAGTTGCACGCGCCGTTCACGCATCAAGAAATCATCCTGCGCGAGGCGATCGGCCTGACCGACGCCACCACGATCAATCCGTCGGGTGGACCCCTCACCGGTAACCCGATGTTCTCCGGCGGGCTCGAGCGGATCGGCTACGCGGCCCGCTCGATCATGAGCGGCGACGCGCAGCGCGTCCTCGCCCACGCCACCAGTGGCCCTGTACTGCAGCAGAACCTGGTCGCCGTCATGGAAGGACGCAACTGA
- a CDS encoding 3-hydroxyacyl-CoA dehydrogenase — protein MIVKDSVALVTGGASGLGLATVKALHEQGASVVILDLPSSNGEVVAKELGDRVRFAAGDVTDEASVVAALDLAESLGPLRVTVNCAGIGNAIKTVGKQGAFPLAEFQRVVNINLVGTFNVLRLAAERIARTEPVEGERGVIVNTASVAAFDGQIGQAAYSASKGGVVGMTLPIARDLASMLIRVVTIAPGLFKTPLLAGLPEPAQESLGKQVPHPSRLGDPAEYGALAAHIVSNPMLNGEVIRLDGAIRMAPR, from the coding sequence ATGATCGTCAAGGACAGCGTCGCACTCGTCACGGGCGGCGCCTCCGGCCTCGGCCTGGCCACCGTCAAGGCCCTGCACGAGCAGGGTGCCAGTGTCGTCATCCTCGACCTGCCGTCGTCGAACGGCGAGGTGGTCGCGAAGGAACTCGGCGACCGGGTGCGCTTTGCCGCCGGCGACGTCACCGACGAGGCGTCCGTCGTCGCCGCCCTCGATCTCGCCGAGTCGCTCGGCCCGCTGCGGGTCACCGTCAACTGTGCCGGCATCGGCAACGCGATCAAGACCGTCGGCAAGCAGGGAGCTTTCCCGCTCGCGGAGTTCCAGCGCGTCGTCAACATCAACCTCGTCGGCACGTTCAACGTCCTTCGCCTCGCCGCCGAGCGTATCGCCCGGACGGAACCCGTCGAGGGTGAGCGCGGCGTCATCGTCAACACCGCGTCCGTCGCGGCCTTCGACGGGCAGATCGGCCAGGCCGCCTACTCCGCGTCCAAGGGCGGCGTCGTCGGCATGACGCTCCCGATCGCACGCGACCTCGCGTCGATGCTGATCCGCGTCGTCACCATCGCACCGGGCCTGTTCAAGACTCCCCTGCTCGCCGGACTGCCGGAGCCCGCGCAGGAGTCCCTCGGCAAGCAGGTTCCCCACCCGTCGCGCCTGGGCGATCCCGCCGAGTACGGCGCGCTCGCCGCCCACATCGTGTCCAACCCGATGCTCAACGGTGAGGTGATCCGCCTCGACGGTGCCATTCGCATGGCACCCCGCTGA
- a CDS encoding TetR/AcrR family transcriptional regulator, which yields MGTRADGGPPPEWRRLEPLELTPILDAALDAFYDKGFHGSSVRDIARRVGVTVPALYYHYENKEGLLVALIELGTGDVLARARSANEAGGDDPAVRLTNVVSAIVLRMTDRARLAAIEGEARYLTSDNFERYRAVRKDIETIVLDIVRDGVDAGTFDIEDPAETTRAILGMCQAIPRWYHAEGELGPEAVAAKYAAIAAKMVAPAG from the coding sequence ATGGGCACACGCGCAGACGGGGGTCCCCCGCCGGAGTGGCGGCGCCTCGAGCCGCTGGAGCTCACCCCCATCCTCGACGCCGCCCTGGACGCGTTCTACGACAAGGGCTTCCACGGATCGTCGGTACGCGACATCGCCCGCCGGGTGGGCGTCACGGTCCCTGCGCTGTACTACCACTACGAGAACAAGGAAGGGTTGCTGGTCGCGCTGATCGAGCTCGGCACCGGCGACGTCCTCGCCCGAGCCAGGTCCGCGAACGAAGCGGGCGGCGACGACCCGGCGGTGCGCTTGACGAACGTGGTGTCGGCGATCGTGTTGCGGATGACCGACCGCGCCCGGCTGGCAGCGATCGAGGGCGAGGCGAGATACCTGACCTCGGACAATTTCGAACGGTACCGCGCCGTGCGCAAGGACATCGAGACGATCGTGCTCGACATCGTGCGGGACGGTGTCGATGCGGGCACCTTCGACATCGAGGATCCGGCCGAGACCACCCGCGCCATCCTGGGCATGTGCCAGGCCATCCCCCGCTGGTACCACGCCGAGGGGGAACTGGGCCCGGAGGCGGTGGCGGCCAAGTATGCGGCGATCGCCGCGAAGATGGTCGCCCCCGCCGGCTGA